The following proteins are co-located in the Betta splendens chromosome 9, fBetSpl5.4, whole genome shotgun sequence genome:
- the slc25a25a gene encoding calcium-binding mitochondrial carrier protein SCaMC-2-A, whose protein sequence is MLGLCLYVPVSNSDPVEVEYFESNGLPSELKSLFNKLSVLLPSQEFSTYQKWRKKTLQREEHDSDVQLEFEEFVHYLQDYEKDLKLVVKSLDKKNAGCVGPKELVQSLHDLGVHISLQHAEKALKSMDKNGMITISSSDWSNYPMVEKTENIPEIILYWKHSTIFDVGENLMVPDEFTVEEKQTGMWWRHLVAGGVAGAVSRTCTAPLDRLKVMMQVYGSRTNNMCIMSGLMQMIKEGGTRSLWRGNGINVIKIAPESALKFMAYEQIKRLIGTDKEALTILERFVAGSLAGVIAQSTIYPMEVLKTRLALRTTGQYSGISDCAKQIFRREGLGAFYKGYVPNMLGIIPYAGIDLAVYETLKNRYLQQYGTSGSEPSVLVLLACGTVSSTCGQLSSYPLALIRTRMQAQAVTQGNQQVTMSGLFRHILQTEGPAGLYRGLAPNFLKVIPAVSISYVVYEHLKTQLGVTSR, encoded by the exons ATGCTCGGTCTGTGCCTTTACGTGCCCGTGTCTAACTCGGACCCCGTTGAAGTGGAGTATTTCGAATCTAACGGACTCCCGTCGGAGCTGAAGTCGCTCTTCAACAAGCTGAGTGTGTTGCTGCCGTCACAGGAGTTTTCGACCTACCAGAAATGGCGGAAG AAAACCTTACAAAGGGAAGAACATGACTCTGATGTCCAGCTGGAGTTTGAGGAGTTTGTTCATTATCTCCAGGACTATGAGAAAGACCTGAAGCTTGTGGTGAAAAGTCTCGACAAGAAGAATGCAG GCTGTGTTGGTCCCAAAGAGCTGGTGCAGTCTCTTCATGACCTTGGTGTGCATATCTCTCTGCAACATGCAGAGAAAGCCCTTAAAAG CATGGATAAAAATGGAATGATAACaatcagcagcagcgactggagCAATTATCCGATGGTGGAAAAGACAGAGAACATTCCTGAGATCATCCTGTACTGGAAACACTCCACG ATATTTGATGTGGGTGAAAACCTGATGGTGCCTGATGAGTTCACCGTTGAGGAGAAGCAGACTGGGATGTGGTGGAGGCACCTGGTTGCAGGTGGCGTTGCTGGAGCTGTTTCCAGGACCTGCACCGCCCCCCTGGATAGACTCAAAGTCATGATGCAG GTTTATGGATCTCGAACGAACAACATGTGCATCATGAGTGGATTGATGCAGATGATCAAAGAGGGCGGCACAAGGTCACTGTGGAGAGGCAACGGCATCAACGTCATCAAAATCGCCCCCGAGTCGGCTCTGAAGTTCATGGCATACGAGCAG ATTAAACGTCTGATCGGCACCGACAAGGAGGCGCTGACCATCTTGGAGCGCTTCGTTGCAGGTTCTCTGGCCGGAGTGATCGCCCAGAGTACCATCTACCCCATGGAG GTTCTGAAAACCCGGCTTGCTCTGAGGACGACCGGGCAGTACTCTGGTATCTCAGACTGTGCAAAGCAGATTTTCAGGAGAGAAGGACTTGGAGCATTTTACAAAGGCTACGTCCCAAACATGCTGGGCATCATTCCCTACGCCGGCATCGACCTGGCCGTGTACGAG ACTCTGAAGAACCGCTACTTGCAGCAGTACGGCACCAGCGGCTCTGAGCCCAGTGTGTTGGTCCTGTTGGCCTGCGGTACAGTCTCCAGCACCTGTGGTCAACTGTCCAGTTATCCTCTGGCTCTGATCCGAACCCGCATGCAAGCACAAG CTGTAACTCAGGGGAACCAGCAGGTCACCATGTCGGGTCTCTTCAGGCACATCTTGCAGACCGAGGGCCCGGCGGGGCTCTACAGAGGCCTGGCTCCCAACTTTCTGAAAGTCATCCCTGCCGTCAGCATCAGCTACGTGGTGTACGAGCACCTGAAAACGCAGCTGGGAGTCACATCGCGCTGA
- the LOC114861747 gene encoding palmitoyltransferase ZDHHC12-B-like isoform X4 yields MRLPYVHKLTHQEKQNNLRRYEEQGELLLPVLFFLVVVLSVLFYFAVSLMDPGFVLTDTVESVVQDLQTSDEEKDLMIPQTSTHRLRRCGFCLLQQPMRAKHCQTCKRCIRRFDHHCPWIENCVGERNHRWFVVYLLVQLLALLWALHIALSGISASDSWDLWFRVNGFLLAALGVVGVFSVVVVVLLGCHLYLVSINCTTWEFMARHRISYLKNCGHEENPFDRGVLCNLWDFFCICRTVMWEQMYHKQSQNEA; encoded by the exons ATGCGGCTTCCGTACGTCCACAAATTGACGCACCAGGAAAAGCAAAACA atctGCGCAGGTATGAAGAACaaggtgagctgctgctgccagtgctGTTCTTCCTCGTGGTCGTGCTGTCGgtcctgttttactttgctgTTTCTCTAATGGACCCTGGCTTCGTTCTCACTGACACTGTTGAG TCTGTCGTGCAGGATCTCCAGACGtcagatgaggagaaggatctGATGATTCCTCAGACTTCAACCCATCGGCTGCGGCGCTGTGGGTTctgcctgctgcag CAGCCCATGAGAGCGAAGCACTGTCAGACGTGCAAACGCTGCATTCGTCGCTTCGACCACCACTGCCCCTGGATCGAGaactgtgtgggagagaggaaCCACCGCTGGTTCGTCGTCTAcctgctggtgcagctgctCGCTCTGCTGTGGGCTCTTCACATTGCTCT GTCTGGAATTTCAGCCAGTGACTCGTGGGACCTGTGGTTCCGAGTGAACGGGTTCCTGCTGGCGGCGCTGGGCGTCGTGGGGGTTTtctctgtggtggtggtggtgctgctgggctGCCATCTCTACCTAGTCTCCATCAACTGCACCACCTGGGAGTTCATGGCGCGCCACAGGATCTCGTACCTGAAGAACTGTGGACACGAGGAGAACCCGTTTGACAGAGGAGTCTTGTGCAACCTGTGGGACTTCTTCTGCATCTGTAGGACAGTGATGTGGGAGCAAATGTACCACAAGCAAAGCCAGAATGAGGCTTGA
- the LOC114861747 gene encoding palmitoyltransferase ZDHHC12-B-like isoform X3, with protein sequence MVRNMFRTGFLVRASHTLLTWVVTLILFLHDTDLRRYEEQGELLLPVLFFLVVVLSVLFYFAVSLMDPGFVLTDTVESVVQDLQTSDEEKDLMIPQTSTHRLRRCGFCLLQQPMRAKHCQTCKRCIRRFDHHCPWIENCVGERNHRWFVVYLLVQLLALLSGISASDSWDLWFRVNGFLLAALGVVGVFSVVVVVLLGCHLYLVSINCTTWEFMARHRISYLKNCGHEENPFDRGVLCNLWDFFCICRTVMWEQMYHKQSQNEA encoded by the exons ATGGTGCGGAACATGTTCAGGACTGGGTTTCTGGTTCGGGCCTCACACACTTTGTTAACGTGGGTCGTGACCCTCATACTGTTCCTGCACGACACCG atctGCGCAGGTATGAAGAACaaggtgagctgctgctgccagtgctGTTCTTCCTCGTGGTCGTGCTGTCGgtcctgttttactttgctgTTTCTCTAATGGACCCTGGCTTCGTTCTCACTGACACTGTTGAG TCTGTCGTGCAGGATCTCCAGACGtcagatgaggagaaggatctGATGATTCCTCAGACTTCAACCCATCGGCTGCGGCGCTGTGGGTTctgcctgctgcag CAGCCCATGAGAGCGAAGCACTGTCAGACGTGCAAACGCTGCATTCGTCGCTTCGACCACCACTGCCCCTGGATCGAGaactgtgtgggagagaggaaCCACCGCTGGTTCGTCGTCTAcctgctggtgcagctgctCGCTCTGCT GTCTGGAATTTCAGCCAGTGACTCGTGGGACCTGTGGTTCCGAGTGAACGGGTTCCTGCTGGCGGCGCTGGGCGTCGTGGGGGTTTtctctgtggtggtggtggtgctgctgggctGCCATCTCTACCTAGTCTCCATCAACTGCACCACCTGGGAGTTCATGGCGCGCCACAGGATCTCGTACCTGAAGAACTGTGGACACGAGGAGAACCCGTTTGACAGAGGAGTCTTGTGCAACCTGTGGGACTTCTTCTGCATCTGTAGGACAGTGATGTGGGAGCAAATGTACCACAAGCAAAGCCAGAATGAGGCTTGA
- the LOC114861747 gene encoding palmitoyltransferase ZDHHC12-B-like isoform X5 has protein sequence MVRNMFRTGFLVRASHTLLTWVVTLILFLHDTDLRRYEEQGELLLPVLFFLVVVLSVLFYFAVSLMDPGFVLTDTVESVVQDLQTSDEEKDLMIPQTSTHRLRRCGFCLLQQPMRAKHCQTCKRCIRRFDHHCPWIENCVGERNHRWSGISASDSWDLWFRVNGFLLAALGVVGVFSVVVVVLLGCHLYLVSINCTTWEFMARHRISYLKNCGHEENPFDRGVLCNLWDFFCICRTVMWEQMYHKQSQNEA, from the exons ATGGTGCGGAACATGTTCAGGACTGGGTTTCTGGTTCGGGCCTCACACACTTTGTTAACGTGGGTCGTGACCCTCATACTGTTCCTGCACGACACCG atctGCGCAGGTATGAAGAACaaggtgagctgctgctgccagtgctGTTCTTCCTCGTGGTCGTGCTGTCGgtcctgttttactttgctgTTTCTCTAATGGACCCTGGCTTCGTTCTCACTGACACTGTTGAG TCTGTCGTGCAGGATCTCCAGACGtcagatgaggagaaggatctGATGATTCCTCAGACTTCAACCCATCGGCTGCGGCGCTGTGGGTTctgcctgctgcag CAGCCCATGAGAGCGAAGCACTGTCAGACGTGCAAACGCTGCATTCGTCGCTTCGACCACCACTGCCCCTGGATCGAGaactgtgtgggagagaggaaCCACCGCTG GTCTGGAATTTCAGCCAGTGACTCGTGGGACCTGTGGTTCCGAGTGAACGGGTTCCTGCTGGCGGCGCTGGGCGTCGTGGGGGTTTtctctgtggtggtggtggtgctgctgggctGCCATCTCTACCTAGTCTCCATCAACTGCACCACCTGGGAGTTCATGGCGCGCCACAGGATCTCGTACCTGAAGAACTGTGGACACGAGGAGAACCCGTTTGACAGAGGAGTCTTGTGCAACCTGTGGGACTTCTTCTGCATCTGTAGGACAGTGATGTGGGAGCAAATGTACCACAAGCAAAGCCAGAATGAGGCTTGA
- the LOC114861747 gene encoding palmitoyltransferase ZDHHC12-B-like isoform X1, translating into MVRNMFRTGFLVRASHTLLTWVVTLILFLHDTDLRRYEEQGELLLPVLFFLVVVLSVLFYFAVSLMDPGFVLTDTVESVVQDLQTSDEEKDLMIPQTSTHRLRRCGFCLLQQPMRAKHCQTCKRCIRRFDHHCPWIENCVGERNHRWFVVYLLVQLLALLWALHIALSGISASDSWDLWFRVNGFLLAALGVVGVFSVVVVVLLGCHLYLVSINCTTWEFMARHRISYLKNCGHEENPFDRGVLCNLWDFFCICRTVMWEQMYHKQSQNEA; encoded by the exons ATGGTGCGGAACATGTTCAGGACTGGGTTTCTGGTTCGGGCCTCACACACTTTGTTAACGTGGGTCGTGACCCTCATACTGTTCCTGCACGACACCG atctGCGCAGGTATGAAGAACaaggtgagctgctgctgccagtgctGTTCTTCCTCGTGGTCGTGCTGTCGgtcctgttttactttgctgTTTCTCTAATGGACCCTGGCTTCGTTCTCACTGACACTGTTGAG TCTGTCGTGCAGGATCTCCAGACGtcagatgaggagaaggatctGATGATTCCTCAGACTTCAACCCATCGGCTGCGGCGCTGTGGGTTctgcctgctgcag CAGCCCATGAGAGCGAAGCACTGTCAGACGTGCAAACGCTGCATTCGTCGCTTCGACCACCACTGCCCCTGGATCGAGaactgtgtgggagagaggaaCCACCGCTGGTTCGTCGTCTAcctgctggtgcagctgctCGCTCTGCTGTGGGCTCTTCACATTGCTCT GTCTGGAATTTCAGCCAGTGACTCGTGGGACCTGTGGTTCCGAGTGAACGGGTTCCTGCTGGCGGCGCTGGGCGTCGTGGGGGTTTtctctgtggtggtggtggtgctgctgggctGCCATCTCTACCTAGTCTCCATCAACTGCACCACCTGGGAGTTCATGGCGCGCCACAGGATCTCGTACCTGAAGAACTGTGGACACGAGGAGAACCCGTTTGACAGAGGAGTCTTGTGCAACCTGTGGGACTTCTTCTGCATCTGTAGGACAGTGATGTGGGAGCAAATGTACCACAAGCAAAGCCAGAATGAGGCTTGA
- the LOC114861747 gene encoding palmitoyltransferase ZDHHC12-B-like isoform X2, giving the protein MVRNMFRTGFLVRASHTLLTWVVTLILFLHDTDLRRYEEQGELLLPVLFFLVVVLSVLFYFAVSLMDPGFVLTDTVEDLQTSDEEKDLMIPQTSTHRLRRCGFCLLQQPMRAKHCQTCKRCIRRFDHHCPWIENCVGERNHRWFVVYLLVQLLALLWALHIALSGISASDSWDLWFRVNGFLLAALGVVGVFSVVVVVLLGCHLYLVSINCTTWEFMARHRISYLKNCGHEENPFDRGVLCNLWDFFCICRTVMWEQMYHKQSQNEA; this is encoded by the exons ATGGTGCGGAACATGTTCAGGACTGGGTTTCTGGTTCGGGCCTCACACACTTTGTTAACGTGGGTCGTGACCCTCATACTGTTCCTGCACGACACCG atctGCGCAGGTATGAAGAACaaggtgagctgctgctgccagtgctGTTCTTCCTCGTGGTCGTGCTGTCGgtcctgttttactttgctgTTTCTCTAATGGACCCTGGCTTCGTTCTCACTGACACTGTTGAG GATCTCCAGACGtcagatgaggagaaggatctGATGATTCCTCAGACTTCAACCCATCGGCTGCGGCGCTGTGGGTTctgcctgctgcag CAGCCCATGAGAGCGAAGCACTGTCAGACGTGCAAACGCTGCATTCGTCGCTTCGACCACCACTGCCCCTGGATCGAGaactgtgtgggagagaggaaCCACCGCTGGTTCGTCGTCTAcctgctggtgcagctgctCGCTCTGCTGTGGGCTCTTCACATTGCTCT GTCTGGAATTTCAGCCAGTGACTCGTGGGACCTGTGGTTCCGAGTGAACGGGTTCCTGCTGGCGGCGCTGGGCGTCGTGGGGGTTTtctctgtggtggtggtggtgctgctgggctGCCATCTCTACCTAGTCTCCATCAACTGCACCACCTGGGAGTTCATGGCGCGCCACAGGATCTCGTACCTGAAGAACTGTGGACACGAGGAGAACCCGTTTGACAGAGGAGTCTTGTGCAACCTGTGGGACTTCTTCTGCATCTGTAGGACAGTGATGTGGGAGCAAATGTACCACAAGCAAAGCCAGAATGAGGCTTGA